GGATTCAACATTCCCGAAGGTGCCATCACGTCAGGTTATAAAAATGTGATCCGGCAGACAGGACTGCAGGGCAGGTGGCAGTCACTGCCCGGTAAACCAAAGACTATCTGTGATGTTGGCCATAATGAAGCGGGAATAAGATATATCCTCGAACAACTGGGCCAGGAAAAATTCGACCGTTTGCATTGGGTTTTTGGGTTAGTAAATGACAAGGATGCGGACAGTATCCTTAAATTATTGCCACGCCATGCAGTTTACTATTTCTGCAAGGCGAATATTCCAAGGGGTTTGGAAGCTTTAGAATTGCAACAGAAGGCTCTGGCATATGGACTGAAGGGAGAAGTGTATCAATCTGTCAGGGAAGCATTTATGGCAGCCCGGAATTCAGCCAATTCGAATGATCTGGTTCTTATAGGGGGAAGCACCTTCGTAGTTGCGGAAGTGCTTTGATCTTAACCTCCGCTGATAAGATGCAAAACTATCACATCATCCCCAGCCTTGATCATCACATTATCACGGTCCACTTTTTTCACTAATAAACCATTGATCTTAGTCACCAGCATAGGGAAAGTGAAATTTTTATATTGAATAAGTTCCGCCAGCGTGAGCTGATCACGTTCAATAATTTCTTTGTTATTATTTAACTGAATTTCCATCTTTTACATTTTACCTAAAATAATCTCTAATACCTGGTTTGCCTGCATGTTCGCTACAACGCCAACACGCGGAGCCAGCGGCGGAAAATCTTCCGATACTTCATTAGACCCATCCCCAAAAAAATACAGCTTTCCAGTAACCGTCATTCCAATTGACTCATTCTCACCCCATCCGGCCAGCCCGCTCCCGCAAATGAGATAATGATCCGGCATTTTTTCAAGCACCGTTTCGACAATCATCTGCTTCATTTCAGCCCGGTCGAAAGCTTCCACGATCACATCACATTCTTTAAAGATATCAGGAATATTTTCCTCATTAAGCTGAATCTCATGCGTTTCGACCTTAATCAAAGGATCAATCCTGTTAATATTCTCTTTCAAGGCAATCACTTTAGCTTTACCTACCTGATCAGTAAAAAAATACTGCCGGTTCAGGTTCGAAACATCTACCTTATCATAATCGGTGATTACCAGTTTCCCCACTCCTACCCTCGCTAAAGCTACAGCACAATTTGAGCCAAGACCACCGCAGCCGGCGATCCCGACGACCTTGTCCTTAAGTTTGGTTCTGATGTGTTGGTCATTCATGGTCATTGATAGTCATTAAGTTGTCATAAAGTTGTCATAAAGTTGTCATAAGGTTGTCATAAGGTTGTTTAAAAAGTGTTTTCATTCTGTCTTCTGTCTTCTGTCTTCTGTCTTCTGTCTTCTGTCTTCCTATTAACAAAATTAAGCAATTCAGCTCTTCATGGAATAATATTAATTCCTTCCAGCCATTTCAAAAATTTCTACTTTTGTGCTGCTAATTAATTAACAATAAAATTCTGAAAATATGGATACCGCGACTATCGCCAAAACCCAGGTAGTATTGAAAGAATGGCCATATAACTGGACGCCGCTGGATAAAGGATACACGGACAAGATATTGTATGTGAATGTCGGATCGGGTGAAATAAAAGAGAAAGCCGTTCCTCCCCTGATGAAAGAAAAATTCATCGGCGGAAGGGGCTATGGGCTAAGGCTGCTCTGGGATGCAACCAAACCGGATACAAAATGGGATGACCCTGAGAATGAGATCAATATCTCCTCAGGCCCTATTGGCGGGATCACCCAATATTCAGGAACAGGAAAATCGATTTGTGTCTCTATTTCGCCGTTGACTGATGTTCCCATTGACAGTAACGTCGGCGGGTACTTTGGTCCTTTCCTTAAATTTTCCGGCTTTGATGCTATTGAATTGCAGGGGAAAGCTGATAAGGATGTGATCGTTTTTATTGACGGGATCAACCATAAGGTGACCGTTAGTGAAATCAATGTTAATATCAAAGATTCCCATGTCCTGGCTGAATACCTGACCGATCTTTATGCCGATGATGAAAAGGATAAGAAAAATGTGGCCGTGGTATGTTCAGGCGCTGCAGCGGAATATTCCCTGATCGGGATGCTGAACTTCAGTTTCTACGACACCCGCCGGAAAAAGGTGCGTCTGAAACAAGCCGGTCGTGGAGGCATCGGAACCGTACTTCGCAATAAGAAGATTAAAGCTGTTGTAGCTAAAATAGCCGGCGTAAAAGGCAACCTGAATAATGTGGCCGACCTCGAACCGATCATGGAGCGTGGCAAGCGGTTTAATGCTGAAATGCGCGATCTCGATGATTCACAGGCGGAAATGCGCACGAAAGGTACGGCCCACCTTACCAATATCATGAATGATTATGACCTTCTGCCTACCCATAATTTCAAATTCGGAAGTCATCCGGAAGCTAACGCCATTCATTCTGAAGTCTGGAAAGCACGCTTTACCCAAGGGATACCTGATGGCTGCTGGATAGGTTGCAACATGGCCTGCTCAAAAGGTGTAGATAATTATAAGCTGAGAACAGGACCTTATGCAGGCGACAGTGTCCTGGTCGATGGTCCGGAATACGAAAATGCCGGCGGATTGGGCTCCTGCAGCGGTATCTTCAACCCTGATTACATCATTGAAGCGAATTTCTACTGCGATACTTATGGTATCTGCGCTATCTCTTTTGGAACCATTACAGCCTTCGTGATGGAATGTTATGAAAACGGTATCCTGAATGACCAGCGCACCGGTGGCCTTAAACTGAACTTCGGCAATGCCGAATCTGCCATGGAAATGCTTCACCAGATGGGACGCGGCGAAGGATTTGGCCTGATTGCCGGGATGGGCGTCCAT
Above is a window of Bacteroidales bacterium DNA encoding:
- the thiF gene encoding sulfur carrier protein ThiS adenylyltransferase ThiF, translated to MTMNDQHIRTKLKDKVVGIAGCGGLGSNCAVALARVGVGKLVITDYDKVDVSNLNRQYFFTDQVGKAKVIALKENINRIDPLIKVETHEIQLNEENIPDIFKECDVIVEAFDRAEMKQMIVETVLEKMPDHYLICGSGLAGWGENESIGMTVTGKLYFFGDGSNEVSEDFPPLAPRVGVVANMQANQVLEIILGKM
- a CDS encoding sulfur carrier protein ThiS, yielding MEIQLNNNKEIIERDQLTLAELIQYKNFTFPMLVTKINGLLVKKVDRDNVMIKAGDDVIVLHLISGG